The following proteins are encoded in a genomic region of Magallana gigas chromosome 1, xbMagGiga1.1, whole genome shotgun sequence:
- the LOC117687414 gene encoding uncharacterized protein, translating into MDFLERHAPGFLRRDLLVGDRRHLIFFTERQLDLLAKAKTWYMDDTFRCVNHPWKQMFSIHGFVKSGQHIKQVPLVFAIMSGKRQDDYYQVLRFIDQQLPESIALEGFVADFEAALWKALKDRFPGTPIQGCVFHWTQAVFRKVHDHGRQQFGMAMLLSMNDYRTWIHSSRSITGVCS; encoded by the exons ATGGACTTCTTGGAGAGGCATGCTCCAGGATTCCTGCGCCGGGACCTATTGGTTGGGGACAGAAGACATCTGATCTTCTTCACCGAGAGGCAGCTGGATCTTCTGGCTAAAGCAAAGACCTGGTATATGGACGACACCTTCCGCTGTGTGAACCACCCCTGGAAGCAGATGTTTTCCATCCACGGATTTGTAAAGTCTGGTCAGCACATTAAGCAGGTTCCTTTGGTGTTTGCCATTATGTCAGGGAAGAGACAGGATGATTACTACCAG GTGCTGCGGTTCATTGACCAGCAACTCCCAGAAAGCATTGCTTTGGAGGGATTTGTTGCAGATTTTGAAGCAGCACTGTGGAAGGCCTTAAAGGACCGGTTCCCTGGAACACCCATCCAAGGCTGTGTGTTCCACTGGACACAGGCAGTGTTTAGGAAAGTCCATGATCACGGACGTCAG CAATTTGGTATGGCAATGCTGTTGTCCATGAATGACTACAGGACGTGGATTCATTCTTCAAGATCCATCACTGGAGTGTGTTCATGA